In candidate division KSB1 bacterium, one DNA window encodes the following:
- a CDS encoding AAA family ATPase, which produces MERQKFRKFLQIVCPVLIAHLSIFSTIMIADEWDESYENGKAALQRGEWHAADSLFQIALSFRPDPDLQAATSALKLIEYLPHYFLGQAYFFAGRYTPALQSFQKSAQSGAVSKTQHLARLQRLMKTTEMLIQFSEQKRQESDKAGIEKEISRLQNLLSDGNYNQAAALLTRLKGSHSEDRRINILEDWLQEQQVRFDFESDKPDAGSEAEGRFSKGLDGYLVGRYEQALEEFKAAEQLDPNFSAARSWIERTRTEMQRLNLAESESKKPPPEPQIIQTFIQQTPAPVFVIRTPNETLSETRSKYIDLSGRVGDDQGIAYIEFTVNAKPLLDSAGKRTKIYPPENEKSSKFSFFQRIPLQLGENEIVLTAYDVDSTVHRTIEQLTIQRNPPIYKTAGFFVSAGAIILLPVGFFFIFRIVKYRIAIVNKYNPYIAGSPIINEAMFFGREKLIKRILNTIHNNSLMIYGPRRIGKTSMQHQLRQRLEKLDDPVYHFIPVMIDLQGTSEEQFFAVLMEEIIEACKSNLNGNTSFKITDRQNDYTSRDFGKDLKKLLQSLKSEEEKKLKLVLLIDEVDELNKFSERVNQKLRSVFMKTFAENLVAVMSGAHIRKNWESEGSPWYNFFEEIEVPPLDKEHAVELIRQPVTGIFSYDAVAVTKIIEYSECKPYTIQRYCVNAINRIIEQKRRRVTAGDVEAVAKVLSA; this is translated from the coding sequence ATGGAACGCCAGAAATTCAGAAAATTTCTTCAAATAGTTTGTCCTGTTTTAATTGCCCACCTTTCGATTTTTTCAACAATCATGATCGCGGATGAATGGGACGAAAGTTACGAAAATGGTAAAGCGGCCCTGCAGCGGGGCGAATGGCATGCAGCAGACAGCCTCTTTCAGATCGCACTGAGTTTTCGGCCTGATCCGGATCTGCAAGCTGCTACATCCGCCTTAAAACTAATCGAGTATCTGCCGCACTATTTTCTCGGCCAAGCATATTTTTTTGCCGGGCGCTATACCCCTGCTTTGCAAAGTTTCCAAAAATCTGCTCAATCAGGTGCTGTCAGTAAAACTCAGCACCTTGCTCGACTCCAGCGGCTCATGAAAACGACGGAAATGCTCATTCAATTTTCTGAGCAAAAACGTCAGGAGTCAGACAAAGCTGGAATTGAAAAAGAAATATCGAGATTGCAGAACCTGCTTTCTGATGGCAATTACAATCAGGCGGCCGCTTTGCTCACACGTTTAAAAGGAAGTCACTCTGAAGACAGAAGAATAAACATTCTTGAGGACTGGCTGCAAGAGCAGCAGGTTAGGTTTGATTTTGAATCCGACAAACCGGATGCCGGAAGCGAAGCCGAAGGACGTTTTTCAAAGGGGTTGGATGGTTACCTTGTCGGCCGTTATGAGCAGGCTTTGGAAGAATTCAAAGCTGCTGAGCAGCTCGATCCGAATTTTAGCGCGGCCAGGAGTTGGATTGAACGAACCCGTACGGAAATGCAGAGACTCAATCTGGCTGAAAGTGAATCTAAAAAACCTCCACCTGAACCACAGATTATCCAAACATTCATTCAGCAAACCCCGGCTCCGGTTTTTGTAATCCGAACGCCAAATGAAACTTTAAGTGAAACACGCTCCAAGTATATTGATCTTTCCGGCAGAGTTGGCGATGACCAGGGGATCGCTTATATTGAATTTACTGTCAACGCTAAACCGCTTTTGGATTCCGCTGGCAAGCGCACAAAAATATATCCACCTGAGAATGAAAAATCAAGCAAATTCTCGTTCTTCCAGCGCATACCGCTGCAATTGGGAGAAAACGAAATCGTGTTGACTGCTTACGATGTGGATTCTACGGTTCACCGGACTATTGAACAGCTTACAATACAAAGGAATCCTCCTATTTATAAAACAGCAGGCTTTTTCGTTTCGGCCGGGGCAATCATTCTGCTTCCGGTAGGTTTCTTTTTTATTTTTAGGATAGTTAAATACAGGATTGCGATTGTCAACAAATATAATCCGTACATTGCCGGTTCACCCATTATAAATGAGGCGATGTTTTTCGGACGGGAGAAGTTGATTAAACGAATTTTAAATACCATACACAATAATAGTTTGATGATCTATGGCCCCCGGCGTATTGGCAAAACCTCCATGCAGCATCAGCTAAGACAGCGACTTGAAAAATTGGACGATCCGGTTTATCATTTCATCCCGGTGATGATCGATTTACAAGGCACTTCTGAGGAACAATTTTTTGCTGTTTTAATGGAAGAAATCATTGAAGCCTGCAAAAGCAATTTGAATGGAAATACTTCATTTAAAATAACTGACAGGCAGAACGATTATACCAGTCGAGACTTCGGCAAGGACCTCAAAAAACTTCTACAAAGTTTAAAAAGCGAAGAAGAAAAAAAATTGAAACTGGTTCTGTTAATCGATGAAGTCGACGAGTTGAATAAGTTTAGCGAGCGGGTGAATCAGAAACTGCGTAGTGTATTCATGAAAACATTTGCAGAGAATTTGGTAGCTGTTATGTCAGGGGCACATATCAGAAAAAACTGGGAAAGCGAAGGCAGCCCCTGGTATAATTTCTTTGAGGAAATCGAAGTGCCACCTCTTGATAAAGAACACGCGGTTGAGTTAATTCGGCAGCCGGTAACCGGCATTTTCAGTTATGATGCAGTTGCGGTTACGAAAATTATTGAATACAGCGAGTGCAAGCCTTACACGATTCAAAGATACTGCGTAAATGCTATCAACCGGATTATCGAACAGAAACGTCGCAGGGTGACAGCTGGGGATGTTGAAGCCGTCGCGAAGGTTCTTTCCGCTTAG
- a CDS encoding outer membrane protein transport protein: MRRRIRNFELAFISILVCIFFFTPGLSFGQRPPVPPINLSYFRVDFLQAGARSAALGGAFIGAAQDETAAPINPAGLTYLKSAGASLHQRVGNLDFEEPEGAVAAANRKTGFSSHIFDQNLAVVFFPIKRFTFALLRQVGFDNRFAFETQQFLTTESLSTTRQLLGGLGNFPGRKVDLNLRLVNDGISVAYRISKRLSLGVTGKISVLNLRLNEQTFLDPLIAGGGSPGENRPENTYSITTIDERVTDPSFSFGVMSKIILDKLFVGAVLNLNPSFALNSNIFLPEYKIGTQTFLPESANPEFKFSVPNNYGFGLYYVPKSGIRFTFDVVRVQYSDLLGDNDLNIIADDELNPETGMYEDPDGRPDLAIDDATEFHAGIEFLVRPRMSFVAKRFSLIPIRIGIHTNPGHRIYATGNNPDLKRLFPKAKDRVHFSFGTGFVLNSYLKFDGSITISADSFEFIASTLIALPL, translated from the coding sequence ATGAGAAGAAGAATACGTAATTTTGAACTCGCTTTTATCAGCATTCTTGTTTGTATATTCTTCTTTACTCCTGGTCTCTCTTTTGGCCAGCGCCCGCCTGTTCCGCCAATAAACTTAAGTTACTTTAGAGTTGATTTTCTCCAGGCCGGGGCGAGATCTGCAGCCCTTGGCGGAGCATTCATCGGCGCCGCTCAGGACGAAACAGCCGCTCCGATTAATCCTGCGGGTCTGACCTACTTAAAAAGTGCCGGCGCATCACTGCACCAGAGAGTTGGCAATTTAGATTTTGAAGAACCTGAAGGTGCAGTGGCGGCAGCGAATAGAAAAACAGGATTTAGCAGCCATATTTTCGACCAAAACCTGGCGGTAGTCTTTTTCCCGATAAAGAGATTCACCTTTGCGCTTCTCCGTCAAGTCGGTTTTGATAATCGCTTTGCTTTTGAGACCCAACAATTCCTCACCACCGAATCACTCTCCACAACCCGGCAGCTTTTAGGCGGGTTGGGCAATTTCCCCGGCCGAAAAGTTGATTTGAATTTACGGTTGGTTAATGATGGTATTTCTGTCGCTTACAGGATTAGCAAGAGGTTAAGTTTAGGCGTGACCGGCAAAATTTCAGTTTTGAATTTAAGATTAAATGAGCAAACCTTTCTTGATCCGCTTATTGCAGGTGGAGGATCACCAGGAGAAAATCGACCGGAAAATACGTATTCAATCACTACAATCGATGAACGCGTAACGGACCCCAGTTTTAGTTTTGGGGTAATGAGTAAAATAATTTTGGACAAACTGTTCGTTGGTGCAGTGCTTAATTTAAATCCTTCATTCGCTCTTAATTCAAATATCTTTCTCCCTGAGTATAAAATCGGTACCCAAACTTTCCTGCCAGAATCTGCCAACCCAGAGTTTAAATTTTCGGTTCCTAACAATTATGGATTTGGACTTTATTATGTTCCAAAAAGTGGAATTCGGTTTACTTTTGACGTGGTTCGGGTGCAGTATTCAGACCTTTTAGGCGATAACGACTTAAATATCATCGCGGATGATGAGCTCAACCCTGAGACCGGGATGTATGAAGACCCCGACGGCAGGCCTGATTTAGCCATTGATGATGCCACCGAATTTCACGCCGGGATCGAATTCTTAGTTAGACCCAGAATGAGCTTCGTGGCAAAACGTTTTAGCCTGATACCGATTCGAATCGGCATCCACACGAATCCCGGGCACCGGATTTATGCTACCGGGAATAACCCGGATCTCAAAAGGCTCTTCCCAAAAGCCAAAGACCGCGTCCATTTCAGCTTTGGAACGGGGTTTGTATTAAACAGCTATCTAAAATTTGATGGCAGCATTACAATTTCAGCCGATAGTTTTGAATTTATCGCCTCGACGTTAATTGCGCTGCCGCTTTAA